The Trachemys scripta elegans isolate TJP31775 chromosome 6, CAS_Tse_1.0, whole genome shotgun sequence genome includes a window with the following:
- the GAS1 gene encoding growth arrest-specific protein 1 codes for MVVGSPALHEGGGGGRRWLMPGAWLWLTVVLGAVSPPRVHGRRLICWQAVLQCQGEPECSYAYNQYAEACAPVLLQQHPAGSAGAAAASSRRRCPSHCIAALIQLNHTRRGPALEECDCAQDETCWATKRAIEPCLPRTSGGAGGAAGGGGGGVMGCTEARRRCDWDSRCSAALGRYMVSCGKLFNGLRCTEECRAVIEDMLAVPKAVPLNDCVCDGLERPICETMKENMARLCFGAEAGANGAGSSGGSDGGAEDYYDDEYGDEPDEPGPQPGFPAPADRACRAPAPAAWTALASILLLLL; via the coding sequence ATGGTGGTAGGTTCGCCCGCTCTGCATgaaggaggcggcggcggccgcCGGTGGCTGATGCCGGGCGCCTGGCTCTGGCTGACGGTGGTGCTGGGCGCGGTGTCCCCCCCGCGGGTGCACGGCCGGAGGCTGATCTGCTGGCAGGCGGTGCTACAGTGTCAGGGGGAGCCCGAGTGCAGCTACGCGTACAACCAGTACGCCGAGGCGTGCGCCCCGGTGCTCCTGCAGCAGCACCCGGCCGGCAGCGCTGGGGCCGCTGCCGCCTCCTCCCGGCGGCGGTGCCCGAGCCACTGCATCGCGGCCCTGATCCAGCTCAACCACACCCGGCGGGGCCCGGCGCTGGAGGAATGCGACTGCGCCCAGGATGAGACCTGCTGGGCCACCAAGCGCGCCAtcgagccctgcctgccccgcaccagcggcggggccgggggcgcggcGGGCGGCGGAGGCGGCGGGGTGATGGGCTGCACCGAGGCCCGGCGGCGCTGCGACTGGGACAGCCGCTGCAGCGCGGCGCTGGGCCGCTACATGGTGTCCTGCGGCAAGCTCTTCAACGGGCTGCGCTGCACCGAGGAGTGCCGGGCCGTGATCGAGGACATGCTGGCCGTGCCCAAGGCCGTGCCGCTCAACGACTGCGTCTGCGACGGGCTGGAGCGGCCCATCTGCGAGACAATGAAGGAGAACATGGCCCGCCTCTGCTTCGGCGCCGAAGCGGGCGCCAACGGCGCCGGCAGCAGCGGCGGCTCGGACGGGGGGGCGGAGGATTACTACGATGATGAGTACGGGGACGAGCCAGATgagcccggcccccagcccggcTTCCCCGCGCCGGCCGATCGCGCCTGCCGAGCGCCCGCCCCAGCAGCCTGGACCGCGCTGGCCtccattttgctgctgctgctgtag